The following nucleotide sequence is from Terriglobia bacterium.
GGTGATCACGACCGGGGGAACAAAAGGATTATCCTGAATCCGACCCGGCATGAATGCGTTGAATCCCCGTACTCCTCCGAAAAACATCTCCCCCTTCGGGCTCCTGTAATACGCGCCTCCGTTGAACTCATTGCTCTGCAAACCGTCCTCAACGGTGAAGGACCGGAAGATTCCTTCCGCAGGCTTATATCGACACAGACCCGAGTTGGTGCTTATCCAGAGATGGGCCGCATCATCCTCCAGGATTCCGTAAACGACATCGTCGGGCAAGCCGTCCGACTTCCGGAGTTGAGTAAAGCTGCCCGTCATGCGGTTCAGCCTGTTGAGACCGCCTCCATAGGTGGCCAGCCAGAGGTCCCCTCCCTTATCAGGGTGGATGGCGAACACGTAGTCATTGCTCAGACTGCGCGGATCGCGGGGATCATTCCGATAGCGCGTGAACACTCCAGTATCCCTGTCGAACGCGTTGAGCCCTCCTCCATGCGTGCCGATCCACATAACGCCGGCAGCGTCCTCGCAGATGACCCGGACATAATTGTTGCTGATGCTGTGCGGATTGTCGGGATCATGCCTGAAGTGGGTGAATTTCCCGGTAGCGGGATCGAGTCGGTCGAGCCCGCCGCCATAGGTACCGACCCATATTGTGCCCGCTCGATCCTCATACACAGTTCGCAGCTCATCGAAGCTGAGACTTCCGGGATCATCCGCATGGTGCCTGTAGTGAGAAAACCGTCCCGTGGCAGGGTCCAGTCGGTCCAGCCCGCCGCCGTTAGTGGCCAGCCATAGCAATCCCCTGCGATCCTGGATGATCATGCGGATGGAATCAAAGCTCAGGCTGTCGGGATTGCCGGGATCGTGCCGGTAATGAGCGATGCTGCCCCGGGCGGCATCCAACCGGTTCAGACCACCGTCATTGGTGCCGATCCAAAGGCTGCCGGATGAATCCTCCCAGAAGGACCAGACGATGTCACTGTTCAGGCTGTTGGGGTCGTCGGGATCGTTCATGAAGTGGAGGAACTCTTTTTTCTTCAGATCGGTCTTGTTCAGCCCCTCTCCGTAGGTACCAACCCAGAGCACACCGGACCGATCTTCGAACAGCGAATATATGCGATTGCTGCTCAGGCTGGTTCGATTCCCAGGATCCTGCAGGTATCGGGTGAAGGTCCCGGTTTCCTCGTCAAACCGGTTCAGGCCGCCTCCGTCGGTGCCGATCCACAGCGTCCCCGTACTGTCCTCCATCAGGGCGAGCACGGCGTCGCTGCCAAGACTGAGAGGATTCCCGGGATCATGGCGGTAACGGACGAATCTCCCCTTGCCTGGGTCCAGCCGGTTCAGGCCACCGCCGTAAGTGCCGACCCACAGGTTGCCACGGCGGTCCATCAAAACCGCCCTCACATCGTTGTTGCTTAAGCTGCGCGGATCTCCAGGCTGGTTGAGGAAGCGCGTGAAATTGCCGCTCGCCGTGTTCAACCGGTTGAGCCCGCCCCCCTGTGTGCCCACCCAAAGAACTCCGGCGGTGTCACCCGCGATGGCTCGGACATCATTATGGCTCAAGCTGGATGGGTCCCTGGGATCGTTCAGATAATGAATGAATTCGCCGGTGTCCCTCTTGAGCCGGTTAAGACCCCCATCCGTAGTGCCCACCCAGAGCTCGCCGTTGCGATCTTCGAAAATGGCGCGGACGATGTCGCTGCCAAGACTCCGCGGATTGCCCGGATCATGCCTCCAGTGCGTGAATTGTTCCGTCTCGCGGTCGAAACGCTCGAGGCCCTGGTAGAAGGTTCCTACCCAGATGGTGCCCCGATGGTCGATGCAAACGGCCTTTAGTTCATTGTGAGCCAGGCTGCGGGGATCACTGGAGTTGTGCTTGAATATGCGAAAGTTGTATCCGTCGAAGCGGTTGATGCCATCCTCGGTAATGAACCACATGAACCCCGTCTGATCTTGCGCAATGCCCTCGACAATACTCTGGGAAAGTCCCTGTTCAATGGAGATGTGTTGAAATACCAATGTCGGATGAGACCTGCGCCCGGCGGGATATGCGGTGAGCGTCGAGATACCCAGCAATAAGCCGGCAAACAGGATTCCCTTCACTCCAATCCGCATATTCGTCTTCTCCCGCGAAGGCGGCCTCGAAGCGAGACAGGTCAGCGGACGACGGCACGCGAGCGCTGGAATGCTGCCACGGAAAGGGGAGGAACACGAGCCCGGATTCTGCCGTAGTCAATTCAGGATACTACAACACCTCTCCGGCGCAGCACAAAAGCAGATTGCAGGGCGCCCAGGCCATGGAAAGACCGTCGGAACACTCTCCCATGGCCGTACACTTCCAGGCTTCGTTGCGGCGCCGCTCCCCTTATTCGATTGCTCTTTTCACGCGGTCGCGATAAAACTTTTCGACGGCCGCCGGCGGGCATGCCTATGCGAGGATCACCGGCGCCGGCCGAGCCGGCCTGAATTGTGAGGCGACAATGAAGAATTCGCACAGGCTATTGGTAAATTTAGTCCTGCTTTTGGCGGTGTCCACGGCCCTGCGGGCCCAGGTGCCGGAGGCGGCACAGGATAAGCCGAAACCGCCGCTCCCCAACTATGTCGAACTCTCGTCCCTCATCGGTACGGGTGGCCAGCCCGACGAGACGGGCATGAAGCAGCTGGCCGAGAAGGGGTACAAGTGCATCATCAACCTTCGCACCAGTGGCGAGGCGGTCGACCTGGCTGCCGAGGAAAAGCAGGCCAGGCAACTCGGGCTGCGATATTACATGGTTCCATTCAGCGGCAAAGAACCCAGCGAGGAGCAGGCGCTGGCCTTCAATGCACTGATGTCGGCGCTGAAGGAAGAAAAGGTCTTCGTCCATTGTACGATCGGAGCCCGGGTGGCCACCCTCATGACGATCTACTTCGCCCTCGAGCAGGGAATGTCGCCGGACGCGGCCGAGCAGCAGGCTTGGAAAATCGGCCTGCGAATACCCGAATTACTCGAGTTCTCAAAGCGGGTCATTGAACACCACAAGAAATAGGCCCTTCAGAACCAATGGATTTCTCTCGAACGTCCGGAGTGCGGGCGCCATGCGATCTCCAGTCGATTCAAGCCATCGGAGAGAGCAGGAACGACCCGGCCATGCGCGGAGGCACACAGTGACGGAGAGACAGTCAAGCAGCGGTCAGGGCAAGCTGATGGTGCTGCTCCCGTTGATCCTGACGGCTCTCGTCTATCTTTCAGCCACGATCCCCCGAGGGGTGATCGATTACGACGAAGGCAACTACTCACAAGTGGCACGGCAGATGTTCGAAAGCGGCGACTGGGTGACGCCCTACGACAACGGTGTCCGGTTTCTCGAGAAGCCACCGCTCATGTACTGGTTGACCGCTGCCAGCTTCCACGTCTTTGGCGCCAATGAGTTTGCGCTGCGGCTGCCGACCGCGCTCGGTGTGATTGCACTTGTGTGGGTGGTGATGCTGATAGCGCGGCGTGCCGCAGATGAGCGGGCGGCGGTCATCGCGGGGCTGTGCACGGCCTGTTCGGTGGGGACTTATCTGTTCACACGCGAGGCACTGCATGACATCTGGCTGGTGCTGTCGGTGACTCTTGCCCTGTATGCGTTTCTCGAGTGGCATTTGGATCCGTTGCATTCATTGCGCCGGGCTCTGCTCTTTTACGCATCACTGGCCGGCGCGGTCATGACCAAGGGCCTGGTAGGGGTAGCTTTCCCAGTCGGCATCGTGACCGTGTTCTTCCTGCTCGCGCGCGAGCGGCCGAAGTGGCGCACGCTGCACGTGCTTCCCGGTACGCTGTTATTCCTCCTGCTGGCAGTACCCTGGCACTGGCTCGCGGCAATCCGGAACCAGGGCTTCCTGTGGTTCTTCTTCGTCAACGAGCAGTTTCTGCGCTTTCTCGGCAGGCACGACCCACCCGTTCTCTGGTCGTTGCCGCTCCTCACATTCTGGGCGCTGATACTCGTTTGGGGGTTCCCCTGGACGGCGTTTCTCCCCGCGGCATTTGCGACGAGCCGCAAACCGGCCGACAGCAGACAGAGAGTGCTCGTAGTCCTGGCCCTGGCCTGGGCCGGTATCATCCTGGGCTTTTTCTCGGTCTCCGGCAGACTCGAACATTACGCATTCCCGGCACTCCCAGCACTCTCGCTTCTGGTCGGGGCGGCTCTGAGCCGGACCGATGACGGCAAAGCAGTGAAATGGGGTTTCCGTGGGCTGGCCGTTCTCGGCGTGGCAGTCCTGGCCGCAGGGATAGGCGTCGGCATCTGGTTTGTTGCGGCCGGACATGGCATTGAAAAAGCCGCAGCCGCTCGCACGAGCGTCATCTCTGAGACCGATTTCAGCATCCTGGCAGAGATGCCGCCTGCGATTCTGTGGAAGCTGTTGAAGCCCGCGGCGATAACGATCGTTTCGCTGGCGGTGGGTTTCGCGGCGGCACTCTGGTTTGAAGCGCATCGCCGGCGCATGCAAGCCGTGCTTAGCCTGGCGGCCGTCATGGTGGTTGTCTGCATTATGACTCAATGGAGTCTCTCGATTTGCGAGGACCTGATCTCTTCTAAGAAATTCGGCCTCGCCGTGGCACGAGAGGCGCGTCCGGGCGACCATCTGGTGGTGGTGGGTGATTTCGAATCGGCTAACTCGCTCAACTTCTATGAGCCATTGCGCGTCGAAGTGGTCGATGGCATGGCATACGCCCTCATTCCCGGCATGAAGTACCCGGATGCCCCACGGATCGTGTTGACGAGGGAGGAATTCGAAGCGCTCTGGGGGGCGGGGGGGCGGGTGTTTGTTCTCATACCTAGGTCCCGGCTGGGCGAATTGAAAGGGGGGGGCACGGAGATGCTGGAGGTGATGGATCGAGCGTTGGTTCGGAATCATTGAACGTCCCAGAGAAGGCGGCCGGGGAGCGGGCAGGCGAAGGCGTTCGCAGGAGCTGTCTTGCCCTGATGTCAGACGATTCGACTTCATAGACCATCGTCTTGTTGTGCGCAAGGCGGAATCGGTTCCGGACCGAGATGGCGTGCGCCAATAGCGGCACCCGCTGCAACGTTGAGCAGTACCATTTGGTTGCCCGCGCTTCCAGGGAGATTGAACCATGGTCGAGCGCAAGGTTAGCTACCCATGAAAGTTTCCACAATGCGACGGGTTGACGCATGGATCGGCGTCCCCTTGTGTCTGCTCGCCAGCAGTCTGCGGAGGGTGGCGCGTTGGTTGTTCAGGTCCACGGCCGGGGCAGATAGACCAAAGAGTGTTTTGATCATCAAGCTCTCGGAGCTGGGGGCATTGGTCACGCTCGGGCCCGCGCTGGATGTCCTGACGGCCCTGGTGGGGCGCAATAATCTCTACTTCCTGACTTTTGGTGAAAGCCAAGAATTGCTGGAGATCCTCGATTATGTGCCGCGTGAGCACATTTTCGTCCTGCGCACGGATACGCCTGCGCATCTGGTCTGGAATGCGCTGGGCGAAATGCTGCGCATTCGCAGTAAGAGGATTGACTGCTCGCTGGACCTCGACTTTTTTTCGCGGGCCACGGCCTTGATCGGCTGGCTCAGCGGCTGCAGCCGGCGCGTCGGATGTCATGCCTATTTTGCCGAGGGTCCCTACCGCGGGGATTTGCTGACTCATCGGGTGAAGTTCAATCCGCACATCCATGTCAGCCAGATGTTTGAGGTCCTGGCGAAAGCGATGGAGAAGCCGGCCGGGGATTTTCCACGCATCGAGTTTGTCCCCAATCCCGTCGAGGCGCCGCGAAACCGGTTTGAGCCCACCGCCGCTGAACTGGCCGTGGTCCGGCGCACGCTGGAGGAGGCCGGTGCCCGCACTCAGGACACGCTCATCCTCCTGAACTCCAACATCAGCGACCGGGAGGCGATCCCGTTGCGCAAGTGGTCGGACGAATGCTACGTGGACCTGGCTCGTCTGATTCTGGCGGGCATCCCGAGTTCATTCGTGTTGCTGACGGGCGCCCCGAAGGAAGCGGAGATCATCGCCAGACTTGAAGCAGATGTGGGCCAGGCCCGTTGCCGTTCGGTCGCCGGAAAAACCACGCTGCGGGAGTTGCTGACCCTTTACACGCTGTCGGCCATGATAGTCACCAATGATAGCGGGCCGGCCCACTTCGCGACTGTGACGGATATCGAGGTTGTGGTTCTGTTTGGGCCCGAGTCGCCCCTGTTATGGCAACCGCTGGGCGATCGGGTCAGGGTCATCTACCGGGGCATCGGGTGCAGTCCCTGCTTCTCCGTGTATAACGGCCGCCAGAGCAAGTGCCGCCGGAATGTGTGCATGGATATTGGGCCCGCGGAGGTTTACCAGGTCGTCCGGCAGCGCTTGGCGGATCGACGCGCCGGCGGTCGGGGGGCGGAACTGAAGTTATGAAAACGAGAAGAACCATTCTCCGGCGTGGGCATCAAGCTGCGAACGCAGGCCAACGAGTGCCACCCCTATCCCGGACGAGAGCCCGGTTGCCTGCATGCGTTTGATGCTTCCAGCGTGAACTGCCTCCGGGTCACCGGCCTGGGCTTTCGTAAATCAATTCCTGGCGACTTCTTGCCCCGATGAAGAGGCCGACGACCGCTCCCACGACGGCGCCCGCCGCGATGCAGATTCCCGTGGCCTTTGCGCCGTTGACAGCATCCGACCCCTGATCCCAGCCTTCGCTGCCCATGATATAACCGGCCACGGCACCGGCGCCGGTTCCGAGGAGCGTAGAGGTGCCGGCGTGCCCGGGAAGGAGCCGGATGACCTCCAGGACCTC
It contains:
- a CDS encoding SpoIIE family protein phosphatase; translated protein: MRIGVKGILFAGLLLGISTLTAYPAGRRSHPTLVFQHISIEQGLSQSIVEGIAQDQTGFMWFITEDGINRFDGYNFRIFKHNSSDPRSLAHNELKAVCIDHRGTIWVGTFYQGLERFDRETEQFTHWRHDPGNPRSLGSDIVRAIFEDRNGELWVGTTDGGLNRLKRDTGEFIHYLNDPRDPSSLSHNDVRAIAGDTAGVLWVGTQGGGLNRLNTASGNFTRFLNQPGDPRSLSNNDVRAVLMDRRGNLWVGTYGGGLNRLDPGKGRFVRYRHDPGNPLSLGSDAVLALMEDSTGTLWIGTDGGGLNRFDEETGTFTRYLQDPGNRTSLSSNRIYSLFEDRSGVLWVGTYGEGLNKTDLKKKEFLHFMNDPDDPNSLNSDIVWSFWEDSSGSLWIGTNDGGLNRLDAARGSIAHYRHDPGNPDSLSFDSIRMIIQDRRGLLWLATNGGGLDRLDPATGRFSHYRHHADDPGSLSFDELRTVYEDRAGTIWVGTYGGGLDRLDPATGKFTHFRHDPDNPHSISNNYVRVICEDAAGVMWIGTHGGGLNAFDRDTGVFTRYRNDPRDPRSLSNDYVFAIHPDKGGDLWLATYGGGLNRLNRMTGSFTQLRKSDGLPDDVVYGILEDDAAHLWISTNSGLCRYKPAEGIFRSFTVEDGLQSNEFNGGAYYRSPKGEMFFGGVRGFNAFMPGRIQDNPFVPPVVITDFRLLNKAVPIGDFEGRRGILDKSITFSPSIALSYLDQTISFEFSALHYASPIKNQYKYRLEGLNDEWIELGTRRFVMFTTLPSGEYILRVKGSNSDGVWNQEGASLRIIVRPPWWSTRWAFGLYALLVGFIFSSVLLFVRQREREKARVREAELRAGTAEIQAKLAATQAAAIQAENQRKTKELEEARRLQVSMLPESLPDHPDYEIAVCMHTATEVGGDYFDFGLSEDGSLAVAVGDATGHGTSAGIMVAVMKGLFSTLGGDPDLTNFLVQCNRILRNMNLQNMLMALTLLHLQKGRARACAAAMPPIFIFRAESGRVETVPVGGMFLGSSIDLPYEETAFRLSTGDVLLLMTDGLTDLHDAQDETLDFPRVLECFEKSGKLPPKAIIDHLIALGDEWRGVHPQNDDITLIVIRMKASPDLSGI
- a CDS encoding protein tyrosine phosphatase family protein, with amino-acid sequence MKNSHRLLVNLVLLLAVSTALRAQVPEAAQDKPKPPLPNYVELSSLIGTGGQPDETGMKQLAEKGYKCIINLRTSGEAVDLAAEEKQARQLGLRYYMVPFSGKEPSEEQALAFNALMSALKEEKVFVHCTIGARVATLMTIYFALEQGMSPDAAEQQAWKIGLRIPELLEFSKRVIEHHKK
- a CDS encoding glycosyltransferase family 39 protein translates to MTERQSSSGQGKLMVLLPLILTALVYLSATIPRGVIDYDEGNYSQVARQMFESGDWVTPYDNGVRFLEKPPLMYWLTAASFHVFGANEFALRLPTALGVIALVWVVMLIARRAADERAAVIAGLCTACSVGTYLFTREALHDIWLVLSVTLALYAFLEWHLDPLHSLRRALLFYASLAGAVMTKGLVGVAFPVGIVTVFFLLARERPKWRTLHVLPGTLLFLLLAVPWHWLAAIRNQGFLWFFFVNEQFLRFLGRHDPPVLWSLPLLTFWALILVWGFPWTAFLPAAFATSRKPADSRQRVLVVLALAWAGIILGFFSVSGRLEHYAFPALPALSLLVGAALSRTDDGKAVKWGFRGLAVLGVAVLAAGIGVGIWFVAAGHGIEKAAAARTSVISETDFSILAEMPPAILWKLLKPAAITIVSLAVGFAAALWFEAHRRRMQAVLSLAAVMVVVCIMTQWSLSICEDLISSKKFGLAVAREARPGDHLVVVGDFESANSLNFYEPLRVEVVDGMAYALIPGMKYPDAPRIVLTREEFEALWGAGGRVFVLIPRSRLGELKGGGTEMLEVMDRALVRNH
- a CDS encoding glycosyltransferase family 9 protein; the encoded protein is MKVSTMRRVDAWIGVPLCLLASSLRRVARWLFRSTAGADRPKSVLIIKLSELGALVTLGPALDVLTALVGRNNLYFLTFGESQELLEILDYVPREHIFVLRTDTPAHLVWNALGEMLRIRSKRIDCSLDLDFFSRATALIGWLSGCSRRVGCHAYFAEGPYRGDLLTHRVKFNPHIHVSQMFEVLAKAMEKPAGDFPRIEFVPNPVEAPRNRFEPTAAELAVVRRTLEEAGARTQDTLILLNSNISDREAIPLRKWSDECYVDLARLILAGIPSSFVLLTGAPKEAEIIARLEADVGQARCRSVAGKTTLRELLTLYTLSAMIVTNDSGPAHFATVTDIEVVVLFGPESPLLWQPLGDRVRVIYRGIGCSPCFSVYNGRQSKCRRNVCMDIGPAEVYQVVRQRLADRRAGGRGAELKL